A genome region from Glutamicibacter arilaitensis Re117 includes the following:
- a CDS encoding acyl-CoA dehydrogenase family protein yields MIDLELDDQHQDLVDMVREFAQEVVAPQSAQHDADHTFPYDIVKQMGQMGLFGLPISEEHGGSGGDYFHLALALEELGKVDQSVAITLEAGVSLGAMPIYRFGNEAQKQKWLPALATGERLAGFGLTEPGAGSDASAALTKAKLEDGHWVIDGAKEFITNSGTDITSHVTATAVTGVDEATGKKEISAIIVPTGTEGFTAEKAYNKVGWHASDTHPLSFNGARVPEENLLGERGRGYAYFLEILDEGRIAIAALATGAAQGCVDESVKYAKTRTSFGKTIGQYQSISFMIARMQSRAHAARLAYYAAAAKMLAGKDFKIEAAHAKLIASEAAMDNAREATQIFGGYGFMNETLVARHYRDSKILEIGEGTTQVQQMLIARGLGL; encoded by the coding sequence ATGATTGACCTCGAACTCGATGATCAGCACCAAGACCTGGTCGACATGGTCCGCGAATTCGCCCAGGAAGTTGTTGCGCCGCAAAGTGCGCAGCACGATGCAGACCATACTTTCCCCTACGACATCGTCAAGCAGATGGGGCAGATGGGTCTCTTCGGCCTGCCGATCTCTGAAGAACACGGCGGATCCGGCGGAGACTACTTCCACTTGGCGCTGGCCCTGGAAGAACTGGGCAAGGTAGATCAGTCCGTGGCCATCACCTTAGAAGCCGGTGTGTCCCTCGGGGCCATGCCGATCTATCGTTTTGGCAATGAAGCGCAGAAGCAGAAGTGGCTGCCGGCATTGGCAACCGGTGAACGTTTGGCTGGTTTCGGCCTGACCGAACCCGGCGCGGGTTCTGATGCCTCAGCGGCCTTGACCAAGGCAAAGCTTGAAGATGGCCATTGGGTCATCGACGGAGCCAAGGAATTCATCACCAACTCCGGAACCGATATCACTTCCCATGTCACCGCCACCGCAGTGACCGGAGTGGATGAAGCTACCGGCAAGAAGGAAATCTCGGCGATTATCGTGCCAACCGGCACCGAGGGGTTCACTGCTGAAAAGGCCTATAACAAAGTGGGCTGGCATGCCAGCGATACTCATCCACTGAGTTTCAATGGTGCGCGCGTTCCCGAGGAGAACCTGCTTGGAGAGCGAGGCCGCGGCTACGCCTACTTCCTGGAAATTCTTGATGAGGGACGTATTGCCATCGCCGCCCTGGCAACAGGTGCAGCCCAAGGCTGCGTGGACGAATCGGTGAAGTACGCAAAGACCCGTACTTCCTTCGGCAAGACCATTGGCCAGTACCAGAGCATCTCCTTCATGATCGCCCGCATGCAGTCCCGTGCTCACGCCGCCCGTTTGGCCTACTACGCCGCTGCAGCAAAGATGCTCGCTGGCAAGGATTTCAAGATCGAGGCCGCGCATGCCAAGCTCATCGCCAGCGAAGCGGCCATGGATAACGCACGCGAAGCGACCCAGATCTTTGGCGGCTATGGTTTCATGAACGAAACGCTGGTGGCGCGGCACTACCGCGACTCGAAGATCCTGGAAATTGGCGAAGGCACCACACAGGTTCAGCAGATGCTGATCGCCCGCGGCTTGGGTCTCTAG
- the dxr gene encoding 1-deoxy-D-xylulose-5-phosphate reductoisomerase gives MDWVSSQKTFIPAGHPRRVSLIGSTGSIGTQGLDVIDGAPELFTVAAISGGYNLERLAQQAVKHRPALVGSAVESKEELARAIQQAAEQASVSGYAPELAVGELAATEVAAYTEADVVLNGITGAIGLAPTIAALEAGHLLALANKESLIIGGQVVKQIAAPGQISPVDSEHSALAQALRSGAPEEVAKLLVTASGGPFFGYSYEQLRNVTPAQALAHPTWDMGRMVTTNSATMVNKALEVIEAHLLFDVPLEKIEPVVHRQSIIHSMVEFIDGSVIAQASPPDMRLPIALGINWPHRVPGAAKACDFSTAASWTFEPLDEEVFTAVKLAKQAASASGTHMALYNAANEVAVDAFHDGKIGFTDIVETIERVLNEYTPASDELSVATVMDTDRWARAHAAKIVEAKA, from the coding sequence ATGGATTGGGTGAGCTCCCAGAAAACTTTCATTCCAGCCGGACACCCACGCCGGGTCAGCCTGATCGGTTCCACCGGTTCCATCGGCACCCAAGGGTTGGACGTCATCGACGGCGCCCCAGAACTCTTCACGGTGGCTGCCATCAGCGGTGGCTACAACCTTGAACGGCTCGCGCAGCAGGCAGTCAAGCACCGTCCCGCCTTGGTTGGCAGTGCTGTTGAATCCAAGGAAGAGCTCGCAAGAGCAATCCAGCAGGCTGCAGAACAGGCTTCCGTGAGCGGCTATGCACCGGAACTGGCGGTCGGCGAGCTCGCTGCCACCGAGGTGGCGGCGTACACCGAAGCCGATGTGGTGCTCAACGGAATTACCGGTGCCATTGGACTGGCTCCGACCATCGCAGCTTTGGAAGCAGGGCATTTGCTGGCCCTGGCCAACAAGGAATCCCTGATTATCGGCGGACAGGTAGTCAAGCAGATCGCGGCCCCCGGCCAGATCTCACCGGTGGATTCGGAGCATTCGGCGTTGGCCCAGGCGCTGCGTTCTGGTGCTCCTGAAGAAGTAGCCAAGTTGCTGGTCACCGCCTCCGGTGGCCCGTTCTTCGGCTACAGCTACGAGCAGCTGCGCAACGTCACCCCAGCGCAGGCACTGGCTCACCCTACTTGGGACATGGGACGCATGGTGACCACTAACTCGGCCACGATGGTCAATAAGGCACTGGAAGTCATCGAAGCCCACCTGCTCTTTGACGTGCCGCTGGAAAAGATTGAACCTGTTGTGCACCGCCAATCCATCATCCATTCCATGGTGGAGTTCATCGACGGATCGGTCATCGCGCAGGCCTCGCCGCCGGATATGCGCCTGCCAATCGCCTTGGGCATCAATTGGCCCCACCGTGTGCCCGGGGCTGCCAAGGCCTGCGATTTCTCCACCGCGGCAAGCTGGACTTTCGAACCGTTGGATGAGGAAGTCTTCACCGCCGTCAAACTGGCTAAGCAGGCCGCCTCTGCTTCCGGTACTCACATGGCCCTCTACAACGCAGCCAACGAAGTTGCCGTGGATGCGTTCCATGACGGAAAGATCGGCTTCACCGACATCGTGGAAACCATTGAACGCGTACTGAACGAATACACTCCGGCCAGCGATGAGCTATCGGTTGCAACGGTGATGGACACGGACCGTTGGGCCCGAGCCCATGCCGCAAAGATCGTGGAGGCCAAGGCGTGA
- a CDS encoding M50 family metallopeptidase, producing the protein MSALLFIGGVLFMVVAVGLSIALHEIGHLVPAKLFKLRVPQYMIGFGKTLVSFKRGETQYGIKALPLGGYISMVGMYPPREQVASEKPGKKPNLFQKVFGQMVDDARSQANENVLPSDEGRLFYQLPIYKRIIIMLGGPIMNLIIGFVVITIVLTSFGQATPTTTVAEVYQCIASAQNANQTECTDEDVTAPAYEAGLLPGDTITAVNGAAVAQAEWNKLTDVIRDHPGEPITLDYVRDGQSHSTELTPYLTERPATDENGYVLLDEQGEYIMTKVGFVGMGSLQQDLTQPLSAVPGVIGDQLLKIGDVILHLPQRMVDVAQAAFGSEERDPNGPVSIVGVGRIAGEISAEGSISVADKFATLLSLVGGLNLALFAFNLIPLLPLDGGHVVGALYEGLKRMVARIFKIKKIKPVDTVKLLPLTYVVVVAMLVMGGLLIYADIFKPIQLF; encoded by the coding sequence GTGAGCGCACTGCTATTCATTGGCGGGGTCCTGTTCATGGTCGTGGCCGTAGGCCTATCCATTGCCCTGCACGAGATCGGCCACTTGGTCCCCGCGAAACTGTTCAAGCTGCGCGTGCCGCAATACATGATCGGCTTCGGCAAGACCCTGGTTTCATTCAAGCGCGGAGAAACCCAATACGGCATCAAGGCCTTGCCCCTGGGCGGTTACATTTCGATGGTGGGCATGTACCCGCCACGTGAGCAGGTAGCTTCCGAGAAACCGGGCAAGAAGCCGAACCTCTTCCAAAAGGTTTTCGGCCAGATGGTTGATGATGCGCGCTCGCAGGCCAATGAAAACGTCCTGCCCAGCGACGAAGGCCGGTTGTTCTACCAGCTGCCAATCTACAAGCGGATCATCATCATGCTCGGCGGGCCCATCATGAACCTGATCATCGGGTTCGTGGTCATCACCATTGTGCTGACAAGCTTTGGCCAGGCTACGCCGACCACCACGGTCGCCGAGGTGTATCAGTGCATCGCCAGTGCGCAGAACGCGAATCAGACCGAATGCACCGATGAGGATGTCACGGCACCAGCCTATGAAGCTGGATTGCTGCCGGGAGACACGATCACCGCCGTAAACGGTGCCGCCGTCGCACAGGCTGAATGGAACAAGCTCACCGACGTCATCCGGGATCATCCTGGAGAACCCATCACCCTTGACTACGTCCGCGACGGGCAGAGCCACTCTACAGAGCTGACTCCGTATCTGACCGAGCGCCCGGCCACTGACGAAAATGGTTACGTACTGCTCGATGAGCAGGGCGAGTACATTATGACCAAGGTCGGTTTCGTTGGCATGGGATCCTTGCAGCAGGACCTGACCCAGCCCTTGAGCGCGGTTCCCGGAGTGATTGGGGATCAGCTGCTGAAAATTGGCGATGTCATCTTGCATCTGCCGCAGCGCATGGTGGATGTCGCCCAAGCCGCGTTTGGCAGCGAGGAACGCGACCCCAACGGTCCGGTGTCCATTGTGGGCGTAGGACGCATCGCAGGCGAGATCAGCGCCGAGGGGTCCATTTCGGTCGCCGACAAGTTCGCAACCTTGCTTTCACTGGTCGGCGGGTTGAACCTGGCCCTGTTCGCTTTCAACTTGATTCCGCTCTTGCCACTTGATGGCGGCCACGTCGTAGGCGCGCTCTATGAAGGACTCAAGCGCATGGTCGCGAGGATTTTCAAGATCAAGAAGATCAAACCCGTTGATACGGTCAAGCTCTTGCCGCTGACTTACGTGGTCGTGGTGGCAATGCTGGTCATGGGCGGGCTCTTAATATATGCAGATATCTTCAAGCCAATACAGCTGTTCTAA
- a CDS encoding YciI family protein, with amino-acid sequence MTVFAVEYAYAENSTELRNEHRPAHREYLGGFLGEGAVRLLASGPTPVNDGALLIFAAESPEALNEVLLNDPFKKVGGVGKATVTEWNPVMGLLNEFAS; translated from the coding sequence ATGACTGTTTTTGCTGTTGAATACGCATACGCTGAGAACTCGACCGAGCTGCGCAACGAACATCGTCCAGCGCACCGGGAATACCTCGGCGGCTTCTTGGGCGAAGGCGCTGTACGCCTGCTGGCTTCGGGTCCAACCCCGGTCAATGACGGCGCACTGCTGATCTTTGCGGCAGAATCACCAGAGGCGCTGAACGAAGTGCTCCTGAACGATCCATTCAAGAAGGTTGGCGGTGTCGGCAAGGCTACTGTCACCGAATGGAACCCAGTGATGGGCTTGCTGAACGAATTCGCTTCCTAA
- the arfB gene encoding alternative ribosome rescue aminoacyl-tRNA hydrolase ArfB, protein MDVQITATLAIPAAELNWQFSRSSGPGGQHLNTTDSRVELSWVIGASRVLSDWQRQRLLSKLGSKLVAGALVVTAAEERSQWRNRQIAQEKLAHLIQRALAPDAPVRKATKPTRGSQRRRLSSKANRSATKALRRKPGME, encoded by the coding sequence ATGGATGTTCAGATCACCGCTACGCTGGCGATCCCTGCGGCAGAGCTGAACTGGCAGTTCTCCCGTTCCTCCGGCCCGGGCGGGCAGCATTTGAATACTACTGACTCCCGTGTGGAGCTTTCCTGGGTCATTGGCGCTTCACGGGTCCTGTCTGACTGGCAGCGCCAGCGGCTACTGAGCAAGCTCGGCTCCAAGCTGGTGGCCGGAGCGCTCGTCGTAACCGCGGCTGAAGAACGATCGCAATGGCGCAACCGCCAGATCGCCCAAGAAAAATTGGCGCACCTCATCCAGCGGGCGCTGGCCCCTGATGCGCCGGTGCGCAAGGCGACAAAGCCTACACGCGGTTCGCAACGGCGGCGGTTGAGCTCCAAGGCCAATCGCTCGGCCACGAAGGCACTGCGCCGCAAGCCCGGGATGGAATAA
- a CDS encoding NAD(P)H-dependent oxidoreductase: MATKVLTLVGSLREGSTNQQLAEAGSRNAPEGVEVAVFSGLENIPFYNEDHDIEGGVPAAAQALRDAAGDADALMLVTPEYNGTMPAVLKNAIDWLSRPFGAGALKDMPTVVVGTAFGQYGGVWAQDEARKALNIAGANVLENVKLAIPNSVVRFAELHPKDDVEVVEQVSGVLKSIQEIAEAN; encoded by the coding sequence ATGGCCACCAAGGTCCTCACTCTCGTCGGTTCCCTGCGCGAGGGATCGACTAACCAGCAGCTGGCAGAGGCCGGCTCCCGTAACGCACCTGAAGGTGTTGAGGTGGCCGTGTTCAGCGGGCTGGAGAACATTCCTTTCTACAACGAGGACCACGACATTGAGGGCGGCGTACCTGCTGCCGCCCAGGCCCTGCGCGATGCAGCTGGCGACGCCGACGCATTGATGTTGGTCACTCCTGAGTACAACGGCACCATGCCGGCAGTCTTGAAGAACGCCATCGACTGGCTGTCCCGTCCTTTCGGCGCTGGCGCGCTGAAGGACATGCCAACCGTAGTTGTCGGCACCGCTTTCGGCCAGTATGGCGGCGTCTGGGCCCAGGATGAAGCCCGCAAGGCCCTGAACATCGCCGGCGCAAACGTGCTGGAAAACGTCAAGCTGGCCATCCCTAACTCGGTAGTGCGCTTCGCCGAACTGCACCCAAAGGATGACGTTGAGGTTGTTGAGCAGGTTTCTGGCGTGCTCAAGAGCATCCAGGAAATCGCGGAAGCCAACTAG
- the ispG gene encoding flavodoxin-dependent (E)-4-hydroxy-3-methylbut-2-enyl-diphosphate synthase has product MTSVSLGMPAGPPPVLAPRRKTRQFQVGSVGVGSDSPISVQSMTTTKTYDINATLQQIAELTAAGCDIVRVACPTDKDAEALKIIAMKSQIPVIADIHFQPKYVYAAIEAGCGAVRVNPGNIRQFDDQVKEIAQAAKDHGTSIRIGVNAGSLDRRLLAKYGKATPEALVESAVWEASLFEEHGFHDFKISVKHNDPVIMVRAYEMLAERGDWPLHLGVTEAGPAFQGTIKSATAFGALLSKGIGDTIRVSLSAPPVEEVKVGNQILESLNLRPRKLDIVSCPSCGRAQVDVYTLAEQVTAGLEGMKAPLRVAVMGCVVNGPGEARDADLGVASGNGKGQIFVKGEVIKTVPEDQIVETLIEEANRLAAEMGLDNDENPSSGSPVVSVS; this is encoded by the coding sequence TTGACTTCGGTCAGCCTAGGCATGCCGGCAGGCCCACCGCCGGTACTCGCACCACGTCGTAAGACTCGCCAGTTCCAGGTTGGATCCGTAGGTGTCGGCTCCGACTCGCCGATTTCGGTTCAGTCGATGACTACCACCAAGACCTACGACATCAACGCCACCTTGCAGCAGATCGCTGAGCTGACCGCTGCAGGCTGCGACATTGTTCGTGTTGCGTGCCCAACTGATAAGGATGCGGAAGCGCTGAAGATCATTGCGATGAAGTCGCAGATCCCGGTCATTGCCGATATCCATTTCCAACCAAAGTACGTCTACGCTGCCATCGAGGCCGGCTGTGGCGCGGTGCGCGTGAACCCGGGCAATATCCGCCAGTTCGATGACCAGGTCAAGGAAATCGCCCAGGCTGCCAAGGACCATGGCACTTCCATCCGCATCGGCGTTAACGCCGGTTCGCTGGACCGCCGCCTGCTGGCCAAGTACGGCAAGGCCACTCCTGAAGCGCTGGTTGAATCAGCCGTTTGGGAAGCCTCCCTGTTTGAAGAGCATGGCTTCCATGACTTCAAGATCTCGGTGAAGCACAATGATCCGGTGATCATGGTTCGCGCCTATGAGATGCTCGCAGAACGTGGCGACTGGCCACTGCACCTGGGCGTGACCGAAGCTGGTCCAGCATTCCAGGGCACCATCAAGTCAGCTACCGCATTCGGCGCTTTGCTCTCCAAGGGCATCGGCGACACCATCCGCGTATCGCTGTCGGCTCCTCCGGTTGAAGAGGTCAAGGTCGGCAACCAGATTCTGGAGTCGCTGAACCTGCGTCCGCGCAAGCTGGACATCGTTTCCTGCCCGTCATGCGGGCGTGCCCAGGTTGATGTGTACACGTTGGCCGAGCAGGTCACCGCTGGTCTGGAAGGGATGAAGGCACCACTGCGCGTGGCCGTCATGGGTTGCGTTGTCAATGGTCCGGGCGAAGCACGCGATGCCGACCTCGGCGTCGCCTCGGGCAACGGCAAGGGACAGATCTTCGTCAAGGGTGAAGTCATCAAGACTGTTCCCGAAGACCAGATTGTCGAGACTTTGATTGAAGAAGCCAACCGTTTGGCAGCAGAAATGGGACTGGACAATGACGAGAATCCTTCCTCGGGTTCTCCCGTGGTCTCCGTCAGCTAG
- a CDS encoding GNAT family N-acetyltransferase → MGRHDTTALIELLDRDPVANIFTRSQMSLHRSAVPDGFSHIIGLDGDDGLESACWVGANLAPTAMPAEDAKRYAAHALESRQRFASVFGPAETVLAMHDVLQGGQLEIFDVRDNQPLMAITECPASIRRNQLRPAQVQEFDLVLPASAAMFEEELGYSPLENGGSFYRNRVRQLIRDGHTLIDCDQRGNIIFKADLGTVTDKAVQIQGVWVNPKYRGQGLAAGYMAATVDYAKQFAPIVSLYVNDYNTAAIKTYQRIGFEQVGTFATILF, encoded by the coding sequence TTGGGTCGTCATGATACGACAGCCCTCATTGAGCTGCTCGATCGCGACCCCGTCGCCAATATCTTCACCCGTTCCCAGATGAGCCTGCACCGTTCAGCCGTACCAGATGGGTTCTCCCACATCATTGGGCTGGACGGCGATGATGGTCTTGAATCGGCATGCTGGGTGGGCGCCAATTTGGCGCCCACCGCCATGCCGGCCGAAGACGCCAAGAGGTATGCGGCGCATGCCCTTGAATCCCGGCAGCGTTTCGCCTCGGTCTTCGGGCCGGCAGAAACCGTTTTGGCGATGCATGACGTTTTGCAAGGCGGTCAGCTAGAAATTTTCGACGTCCGTGATAATCAGCCGTTGATGGCGATCACGGAATGCCCGGCGAGTATTCGCCGTAACCAGCTTCGCCCAGCGCAAGTTCAAGAATTCGATCTGGTGCTGCCGGCCAGTGCTGCGATGTTTGAAGAAGAACTTGGCTACTCGCCGTTGGAAAACGGCGGAAGCTTTTACCGAAACCGAGTCCGGCAGCTCATCCGTGATGGGCATACCCTGATCGACTGCGATCAGCGGGGCAACATTATTTTCAAGGCTGATCTAGGCACTGTCACTGACAAAGCAGTCCAGATCCAGGGTGTCTGGGTTAACCCGAAATACCGCGGGCAGGGCCTCGCCGCCGGCTATATGGCTGCCACCGTGGACTATGCCAAGCAGTTCGCCCCAATTGTGAGCCTGTACGTCAACGATTACAATACCGCGGCGATCAAGACTTATCAGCGCATCGGTTTCGAGCAGGTCGGCACCTTCGCCACGATCCTGTTCTAG
- a CDS encoding helix-turn-helix domain-containing protein — MTLEHGITREPIQAALTAGEDPASKVRSLKNLYQHWAQGASIPELVRPVVARSWSRAGSLGKGIVPLDSAAIGERRESNQELNGLVGLFRDRLLSMATQAGNQLVISDQQGYVLWVHGPSTVRRRSDGIGFIPGARWREADVGTNGIGAAMAERAPVQIFGPEHAREEQHSWVCTSAPVINPCTTGLVGTITLAGSFRTAHPHSLALATSVAREAESMLRAAHALKMQHLALSAAVPKGEYLLVDAQGSVAAAHGYSVGSRVSLPRSMSEGQNWIAGVGLVDARSTAGGWVLLRTQEDASLELIAGTNPQAVVHSPSGATRIPLSAKHWQILALLASCPSGVALQELQQLWPAGTPNVTIRAEISRLRSKLHGLIVSRPYRLVVPVLP; from the coding sequence ATGACTCTGGAACATGGGATAACGCGCGAGCCCATACAAGCTGCCTTGACAGCCGGCGAAGACCCGGCAAGCAAAGTGCGCAGTCTCAAGAACCTGTATCAGCATTGGGCTCAGGGCGCTAGCATCCCGGAACTGGTACGTCCCGTAGTGGCCCGCTCATGGTCGCGTGCCGGTTCGCTAGGAAAAGGCATCGTGCCGCTGGATTCTGCGGCCATCGGCGAACGCAGGGAGTCCAATCAAGAACTCAACGGACTGGTAGGGCTCTTCAGGGACCGTTTGCTCTCCATGGCCACGCAAGCCGGAAACCAACTGGTGATATCTGACCAGCAGGGCTATGTGCTGTGGGTCCATGGCCCCTCGACGGTACGGCGCCGCAGCGACGGCATTGGATTCATCCCCGGGGCGCGATGGCGCGAAGCCGATGTTGGAACCAATGGAATCGGTGCCGCCATGGCCGAAAGGGCGCCAGTCCAGATCTTTGGTCCCGAACATGCCCGCGAAGAACAGCATTCATGGGTCTGCACCTCTGCGCCGGTCATCAATCCTTGCACGACGGGCTTGGTTGGCACGATTACCCTGGCAGGATCTTTCCGCACAGCGCACCCGCATTCGCTGGCCCTGGCCACATCCGTGGCCCGAGAGGCCGAATCCATGCTGCGCGCCGCACATGCATTGAAAATGCAGCATCTGGCGCTGAGTGCCGCAGTGCCGAAGGGTGAATACCTGCTGGTGGATGCACAGGGATCAGTGGCCGCCGCCCATGGGTATAGCGTCGGTTCCCGCGTTAGCTTGCCGCGGTCCATGAGCGAAGGGCAGAACTGGATCGCAGGAGTGGGACTGGTCGATGCGCGCAGCACCGCTGGAGGCTGGGTGCTGCTGCGAACCCAAGAGGATGCCAGTTTGGAATTGATCGCTGGAACAAATCCGCAGGCCGTGGTGCATTCGCCCAGCGGAGCAACTCGCATTCCGCTCAGTGCAAAGCACTGGCAGATCCTGGCTTTGCTCGCTTCCTGCCCGTCTGGGGTAGCACTGCAGGAATTGCAACAGCTGTGGCCAGCTGGAACGCCCAACGTCACCATTCGCGCTGAAATCTCCCGGCTGCGCTCTAAACTGCATGGGCTGATCGTTTCCCGCCCCTATCGTCTGGTTGTGCCGGTGCTGCCTTAA
- a CDS encoding flavin-containing monooxygenase — translation MSSNELQAQAQAWATQLQQALEVGDVQSATELFGDECYWRDLTALTWNLHTSEGKEDIAKMLLGIERGAWPRNIQVTSAADADGVIEAWFSFENDRMEGLGLFRLRDNKCWTLLSTAQGLREFPEPAGLRRELGAEHGSSMSKENWLDRRIAQQQSLGITEQPYTLIIGGGQGGIGLAARLKRMGVPALVIDKHPRPGDQWRSRYHSLALHDPVWYDHMPYIEFPDHWPVFTPKDKMGDWLESYTKLMELDYWPLTEATSARQDPESDGWIVEVQRDGVPLTLRPTQLVLATGMSGIPNIPQYPGAEQFTGEQNHSSTHPGGERYAGKNVVVIGANNSAHDICADLVQNGAHPTMVQRSSTHIVRSESLMKHVLGGLYSEEALASGIDHNKADLIFASIPYKVLPEFHKPAFAQIREQDAGFYQSLENAGFDLDFGDDDSGLFLKYLRRGSGYYINIGASELVADGSIALAKGEVSHLTESSVVLANGTQLPADAVVYATGYGSMNGWAAKLISQEVADEVGKCWGLGSDTAKDPGPWQGELRNMWKPTKVKNLWFHGGNLHQSRHYSKYLGLQLKARFEGIPTPVYALAETHHRA, via the coding sequence ATGTCCAGCAATGAACTACAAGCACAAGCCCAAGCTTGGGCCACCCAGTTGCAGCAAGCCTTGGAAGTGGGTGACGTGCAAAGCGCCACCGAGCTCTTTGGTGATGAATGCTATTGGCGGGATCTGACCGCACTGACATGGAACTTGCACACCAGCGAAGGCAAAGAGGACATTGCCAAGATGCTTCTGGGTATAGAGCGGGGCGCTTGGCCCAGGAACATCCAGGTGACCAGCGCGGCAGATGCTGACGGGGTCATTGAAGCCTGGTTTAGTTTCGAAAACGACCGGATGGAAGGGCTAGGGCTCTTCCGGCTGCGCGATAACAAGTGCTGGACCCTGCTCAGTACCGCACAAGGGCTGCGCGAGTTTCCGGAACCAGCCGGGCTCCGGCGCGAACTCGGCGCGGAGCACGGTTCGTCAATGAGCAAGGAAAACTGGCTGGATCGGCGCATTGCGCAGCAGCAATCGTTGGGCATTACCGAGCAGCCCTACACGCTGATTATCGGCGGCGGTCAAGGCGGCATCGGTCTGGCGGCTCGGCTCAAGCGCATGGGAGTGCCCGCGCTGGTCATTGACAAGCATCCGCGCCCGGGCGACCAATGGCGTTCGCGCTACCACTCCCTGGCCCTGCACGATCCGGTCTGGTACGACCATATGCCGTACATCGAATTTCCCGACCACTGGCCAGTCTTCACGCCCAAGGACAAAATGGGGGATTGGCTCGAAAGCTACACCAAGCTCATGGAGCTGGACTATTGGCCGCTGACCGAGGCTACCAGCGCCCGCCAGGATCCAGAAAGCGACGGGTGGATCGTTGAGGTTCAACGAGATGGCGTCCCATTGACCCTGCGCCCTACGCAATTGGTCCTCGCCACCGGCATGTCCGGAATTCCCAACATCCCGCAGTACCCCGGTGCCGAACAGTTCACCGGGGAGCAGAACCACTCTTCGACGCATCCGGGCGGTGAACGCTACGCAGGCAAGAACGTCGTGGTGATCGGCGCAAACAATTCCGCACACGACATTTGCGCCGACCTGGTGCAAAACGGGGCCCATCCCACCATGGTCCAGCGCTCCAGCACGCACATTGTGCGTTCTGAATCGCTGATGAAGCACGTACTTGGCGGACTGTATTCCGAAGAAGCGCTCGCCTCCGGAATCGACCACAACAAGGCAGATTTGATCTTCGCGTCGATCCCGTACAAAGTCCTGCCCGAGTTCCACAAACCCGCCTTTGCGCAGATCCGCGAACAAGACGCTGGGTTCTATCAGTCCTTGGAGAATGCAGGATTCGACCTGGACTTTGGAGACGACGACTCCGGGTTGTTCCTCAAGTACCTGCGCAGAGGCTCGGGCTACTACATCAATATCGGAGCCAGCGAGCTGGTAGCCGACGGATCCATCGCCCTGGCCAAGGGCGAGGTCTCCCATTTGACCGAGAGCTCCGTCGTCCTGGCAAATGGCACGCAGCTGCCGGCCGATGCGGTGGTCTACGCGACCGGCTATGGGTCGATGAACGGATGGGCTGCGAAGCTGATTTCGCAAGAAGTCGCAGACGAAGTGGGCAAATGCTGGGGCTTGGGATCTGACACCGCCAAGGACCCCGGCCCATGGCAAGGTGAACTGCGCAACATGTGGAAGCCCACCAAGGTCAAGAACCTGTGGTTCCACGGAGGGAACCTGCACCAGTCCCGGCACTATTCCAAGTATTTGGGGCTGCAGCTCAAAGCCCGGTTTGAAGGAATTCCGACACCGGTCTACGCGCTCGCCGAAACCCACCATCGCGCCTAA